A single region of the Phycisphaerae bacterium RAS1 genome encodes:
- the kmtR gene encoding HTH-type transcriptional regulator KmtR has product MKLKPRHSRLRYDARARIAKALAHASRLMILEALEDREVCVCDLTQLVGADQSTVSKHLALLKQAGLVEDRKDGVMVYYKLKVCCLQGFWDCIETVLSQNLKAQQAVLR; this is encoded by the coding sequence ATGAAGCTGAAGCCGCGTCACTCCCGCCTTCGCTACGACGCCCGCGCCCGAATCGCCAAGGCGCTGGCACACGCCAGCCGGCTGATGATCCTGGAAGCCCTGGAGGATCGCGAGGTCTGCGTATGCGATCTGACGCAGCTCGTGGGCGCGGATCAATCGACCGTCTCAAAGCACCTGGCGCTGCTCAAGCAGGCCGGGCTGGTCGAGGATCGCAAGGACGGCGTGATGGTGTACTACAAGCTGAAGGTGTGCTGCCTCCAGGGCTTCTGGGACTGCATCGAAACCGTGCTGTCGCAGAACCTGAAGGCCCAGCAGGCGGTGCTGCGATGA
- a CDS encoding photosystem I assembly protein Ycf3, producing MNALTSCVYGSLVASVFLGIVPATQAQTQSAPATSQAAEERFMSDEEFLKIGVDFDLDAYIKGLNPPTVEEIVKSRQPIPTLKHILDSTERSGRRLDRAESKHSVEATIGALLDEGEGLLRKATAGNQEAASSEQLENVIAKAERVLNSLSNDGQSHTNRAITQAKELLVTAHRLRELPLHQRRLWGEADRRKVDLDQLTSQADFARALGTHRSQVTIYETLFGSDYHYTAVALSNCGDVLYLIGDLSSAERLYRTALAIVMRLHATDHPRVVASLNNCGAVLHALGDFANADNLCRDALAMHYRVGSAVASDVAPILNNVGTMYADRGEFAEAEMLLRKALSLKQQSSSEDKLDVALTMGNLAGVLHQRGDADHAETMFRDSLAIAEKFGGSDSFNNASSLSGLAQLGHDRGDLVRAEVLDREALAMCRRLAPGDHPEVAAKIGNLASVLDDRGNFSEAEAFCREALAMRTRLYVRDHPEVALTLANLAMILLEDGNCEEAVRCQRDALSMWKGLFASDHHDTANSLGNLASIYLECGSLEDAETCARDALAMSRRLYAQEHSRVALRMNNLAVVLRARGKLDEAESLFRDGLAMWQQLFIGDHPRVADALNNMASVLLDRGFADAAEPFARQAFEMIERLRPQIVGGERERAEFAQRLKLRGRAHAYAVLLTRIHRESQAIAVLEQGRARAALDALVRSDADATTGSRMLSGDVRTRRAGQARQVEQSARIALSDSEALLVGRRKERMAWAKFTDRPEPERNRRLAALDEEIAALSDAVKQKRQALTRAGSEVLVELRGLFPIAQPRSTEEILKGLAPTEAVVSFSWGDDSVLVAVAGGGQTTTAIVAENKEQTNKLTQIAANLRAALSSPGTAGSSDGAAAHELLSVLLPDSIRRYLSVPEHVLIVPDGPLSGIPFEALVVLDPQSPLAGKPIVYAPSVTVYLNRMELRRGDQAISGAVTTASPPAAVVLGAPVFDRDYKDPEYPTDGVLLAKVVANGNAAKAGFRRGDVLLRYGDQKLDDSTPIQKAMAAVTDSVQKGERPADAPVKIAYWRNGREAQADVPLGKLGVQPQEGNPADGLRSMALMDTVTRGGGEFEAGVSATDQVRLYGGVLPPLPGTHREAKSIAALVGAAGGKSALLTGADASIPKLWDAVTANPPKYLHLATHGLMGSADRPMDASLALTQPEKPTPDDVGFLRLDDLIGRWGGKLKGCELVVLSACDTQRGIQKGDSSFSLPLGFMFAGAKTVVASLWKVDDAATQLLMTRFYENLLGKFDAPRSVDGEAYAAGKPLPKLAALREAQAWLRSLSWEDARRRTEMTEEQFQSYTASRGIGQPTTAPRGELKQDAPFAHPYYWAAFIMIGDPE from the coding sequence ATGAACGCGCTCACGTCTTGCGTGTACGGATCGCTGGTCGCGTCGGTCTTCCTCGGCATCGTTCCGGCCACGCAAGCGCAGACTCAGTCCGCCCCCGCAACCTCGCAGGCCGCCGAAGAGCGTTTCATGAGCGACGAGGAGTTTCTGAAGATCGGCGTGGACTTTGACCTCGACGCGTACATCAAGGGTCTCAACCCGCCGACGGTCGAAGAGATCGTCAAGAGCCGCCAGCCGATTCCAACGCTCAAGCACATCCTCGATAGTACGGAGCGATCAGGGCGACGGCTCGATCGCGCAGAATCCAAACATTCGGTCGAGGCGACCATTGGCGCATTGTTGGACGAAGGCGAAGGACTCTTGCGGAAAGCCACTGCGGGCAATCAGGAGGCTGCCAGCAGCGAGCAACTCGAAAACGTCATCGCCAAGGCCGAGCGTGTATTGAACTCGCTCAGCAACGACGGGCAATCACACACTAACCGCGCGATCACCCAGGCAAAAGAGCTCCTTGTGACCGCGCACCGCCTACGAGAGCTACCACTTCACCAACGTCGCCTTTGGGGGGAAGCCGACCGCCGCAAAGTTGACCTCGATCAGCTCACGTCGCAAGCTGACTTTGCAAGAGCGCTCGGCACTCACCGAAGCCAAGTCACCATCTACGAGACACTATTTGGTAGCGACTATCATTATACCGCCGTTGCGCTCAGCAATTGTGGTGATGTGCTGTATCTCATTGGGGACTTAAGCAGCGCAGAGCGGTTGTATCGTACAGCACTTGCGATTGTCATGCGCCTGCATGCGACAGATCATCCTCGCGTCGTCGCTAGCCTCAACAACTGTGGAGCGGTACTTCACGCACTCGGCGATTTTGCGAACGCAGACAACTTGTGCCGGGATGCACTCGCAATGCACTACCGAGTGGGCTCCGCTGTCGCTTCAGACGTGGCGCCTATACTTAACAATGTTGGCACAATGTATGCAGATCGAGGGGAATTCGCGGAAGCAGAGATGCTTCTCCGCAAAGCGCTTTCGTTGAAGCAGCAGTCGAGCTCGGAAGATAAACTTGACGTTGCCTTGACGATGGGCAACCTCGCGGGGGTATTGCATCAGCGAGGTGATGCTGATCACGCGGAGACGATGTTCCGTGACTCCCTGGCAATCGCTGAGAAGTTTGGCGGCAGCGATAGTTTCAACAATGCAAGCAGCCTGAGCGGACTAGCGCAACTTGGGCACGATCGTGGCGATCTAGTGCGGGCCGAAGTACTCGACCGCGAGGCGCTCGCCATGTGCCGCCGTCTGGCCCCCGGTGACCATCCAGAAGTCGCAGCTAAAATTGGAAATCTCGCGTCTGTATTAGATGACCGCGGCAACTTCTCGGAGGCCGAGGCGTTCTGTCGCGAGGCTCTAGCAATGCGTACACGCCTCTATGTGCGCGATCATCCGGAAGTGGCGCTAACTCTGGCGAATTTAGCAATGATATTACTAGAGGATGGTAACTGTGAGGAGGCCGTGCGGTGCCAGCGAGACGCGCTCTCGATGTGGAAAGGGCTTTTTGCAAGCGACCATCACGACACGGCGAACAGTCTCGGCAATCTCGCGTCGATTTACCTAGAGTGTGGATCTTTGGAGGACGCCGAGACATGTGCTCGAGACGCTCTGGCAATGAGTCGACGGCTTTATGCCCAAGAGCATTCGCGCGTGGCACTTAGAATGAACAACTTGGCGGTTGTCCTAAGAGCGCGCGGGAAGCTGGATGAAGCTGAGAGCCTATTTCGCGACGGGTTGGCGATGTGGCAGCAACTCTTCATCGGAGACCACCCACGGGTTGCCGATGCATTGAACAACATGGCGTCCGTACTGCTGGATCGTGGATTCGCAGACGCGGCCGAGCCATTTGCGCGCCAGGCATTTGAGATGATCGAGCGGCTTCGACCTCAAATCGTTGGCGGAGAGCGGGAACGTGCCGAGTTTGCACAAAGACTCAAGTTGCGCGGTCGAGCCCACGCTTACGCCGTGCTGCTCACGCGCATTCATCGGGAGAGTCAAGCGATAGCCGTTTTGGAGCAAGGCCGTGCTCGTGCGGCACTGGACGCGTTGGTGCGTTCCGATGCGGATGCGACCACTGGGTCGCGCATGCTAAGTGGCGACGTTCGCACGCGACGCGCGGGACAGGCCAGACAGGTCGAGCAATCTGCGCGCATCGCATTGAGCGACTCCGAAGCATTGCTGGTCGGTCGGCGAAAAGAGCGGATGGCTTGGGCGAAGTTCACAGACAGGCCCGAACCTGAGAGAAATCGACGTCTGGCCGCTCTCGACGAGGAGATTGCGGCGCTGTCGGATGCCGTGAAGCAGAAACGTCAAGCACTGACCCGCGCGGGCAGCGAAGTGCTGGTCGAGCTTCGTGGCTTGTTTCCGATTGCGCAGCCCCGCTCTACGGAAGAGATTTTGAAGGGGTTGGCACCGACGGAAGCTGTCGTCAGCTTCTCGTGGGGAGACGACAGTGTCCTTGTGGCTGTCGCCGGCGGCGGTCAGACCACCACCGCGATCGTAGCGGAGAACAAGGAGCAAACCAACAAGCTCACGCAGATCGCGGCGAATCTTCGAGCCGCGCTCTCGTCACCGGGCACTGCAGGCTCGTCCGACGGGGCCGCCGCGCATGAGTTGCTTTCAGTGCTGTTGCCAGATTCCATTCGCCGGTATTTGTCGGTCCCCGAGCATGTGCTCATCGTTCCAGATGGTCCGCTCAGCGGAATCCCGTTTGAAGCCCTTGTCGTGCTCGACCCGCAATCCCCTCTCGCCGGCAAGCCGATCGTCTACGCGCCGTCGGTCACCGTCTATCTGAACCGCATGGAGCTGCGGCGAGGTGATCAAGCTATCAGCGGGGCCGTGACAACCGCGTCGCCGCCTGCGGCCGTGGTGCTCGGCGCGCCGGTATTCGACCGCGACTACAAGGACCCCGAGTATCCCACGGACGGTGTGCTGCTTGCGAAAGTCGTCGCGAACGGAAACGCCGCCAAAGCCGGATTTCGTCGCGGGGACGTGCTGCTGCGCTACGGCGACCAGAAGCTCGACGACTCGACGCCGATTCAGAAGGCAATGGCCGCTGTGACCGACTCGGTGCAGAAAGGCGAACGCCCGGCCGATGCTCCAGTGAAGATCGCGTACTGGCGCAATGGAAGGGAAGCGCAGGCCGACGTGCCCCTGGGCAAGCTGGGCGTTCAGCCGCAAGAGGGCAATCCCGCCGACGGTCTCCGTTCGATGGCTCTTATGGACACCGTCACCCGTGGCGGCGGAGAGTTCGAAGCCGGCGTGAGCGCCACCGACCAAGTGCGCCTCTACGGCGGCGTTCTGCCACCGCTGCCCGGCACGCACCGCGAAGCCAAGTCGATCGCGGCGCTCGTCGGCGCCGCGGGCGGCAAGTCCGCGCTCCTCACGGGTGCCGATGCGTCGATTCCAAAACTCTGGGACGCGGTGACAGCGAACCCGCCCAAGTACCTGCACCTTGCCACGCACGGCCTGATGGGCAGCGCCGACCGGCCGATGGATGCGAGCCTGGCGCTGACCCAACCAGAGAAGCCGACACCGGACGATGTCGGCTTCCTGCGCCTGGACGACCTGATCGGCCGCTGGGGCGGCAAGCTCAAGGGTTGCGAGCTGGTCGTGCTCAGCGCGTGCGACACGCAGCGCGGCATCCAAAAAGGCGACAGCAGCTTCTCGCTTCCGCTGGGCTTCATGTTCGCCGGCGCCAAGACGGTCGTCGCCAGTCTGTGGAAGGTCGACGACGCGGCCACGCAGCTTCTGATGACCCGCTTCTACGAGAACCTGCTCGGCAAGTTCGACGCACCAAGGAGCGTTGACGGCGAGGCCTACGCCGCCGGCAAGCCGCTACCCAAGCTCGCCGCGCTGCGCGAGGCGCAGGCCTGGTTGCGCTCTTTGAGCTGGGAGGACGCTCGCAGGCGAACCGAAATGACCGAGGAGCAGTTCCAGTCCTACACTGCCTCGCGCGGTATCGGTCAACCCACCACTGCGCCCCGCGGCGAACTCAAGCAAGACGCACCCTTCGCCCACCCCTACTACTGGGCCGCCTTCATCATGATCGGTGATCCGGAGTAA
- a CDS encoding RNA polymerase sigma factor SigD has product MAGGDGTVTQLLKAAATGNRAAVDRLWSVVYDELCRIAQERLRAERRRCTIGTNSLVHEACARLIGKRPVRWDGRAHFFGAARTAMRRILVEQARRQRRIKRGEGAQPVPLVHEVETFDHDPTEVLAVDEALERLATAAPRQAEIVEYRYFAGLGVDETAEVMGVSSGVIDKDWRFARAWLHRELSKGDTRTRETRRTPVGARPAVRKGGPRKSRA; this is encoded by the coding sequence ATGGCTGGTGGCGACGGCACGGTCACGCAGCTGCTTAAGGCCGCGGCAACAGGAAACCGCGCAGCCGTCGACCGCCTATGGTCGGTGGTCTATGACGAACTCTGCCGTATTGCACAGGAGCGGCTCAGAGCTGAACGTCGGCGGTGCACTATTGGAACCAACTCGCTCGTCCATGAGGCCTGCGCGCGGTTAATAGGCAAAAGGCCGGTTCGTTGGGATGGCCGCGCGCACTTCTTCGGTGCGGCACGAACGGCGATGCGCCGCATCTTGGTTGAGCAAGCACGGCGGCAAAGGCGGATCAAGCGAGGAGAGGGTGCGCAACCCGTGCCGCTGGTTCATGAGGTCGAGACGTTCGACCACGATCCGACCGAGGTGCTGGCCGTCGACGAGGCGCTGGAGCGCCTCGCGACGGCTGCGCCCCGACAGGCGGAGATCGTCGAGTACCGCTACTTCGCAGGGTTAGGCGTGGACGAAACAGCGGAAGTGATGGGCGTTTCTTCCGGCGTGATTGATAAGGACTGGCGCTTCGCTCGGGCGTGGCTTCATCGGGAGTTGAGCAAGGGAGATACTCGAACCCGCGAGACACGTCGAACACCTGTTGGAGCACGACCGGCGGTCCGTAAGGGAGGCCCTCGGAAAAGCCGCGCGTGA
- a CDS encoding RNA polymerase sigma factor — MSTADNGMITQLLHAAGRGDRSAAQRLWNEVYEELRRLARRQLAGEGPRCTIQTTSLVHEAYMRLVGSEQIEWENHRHFFGAAARAMRQIRVDDARRRGRIKRGGDQAPAPLVDDAPIFDDDPAEILSIDEALKILELAAPRQAEIVTHRYYSGLSVDETAAALGVSPRTVDTEWRFARAWLHRELTKGDTQTQQDASP; from the coding sequence ATGTCAACCGCCGACAACGGCATGATTACGCAGCTCCTTCACGCCGCTGGGCGTGGGGACCGAAGCGCCGCGCAGCGATTGTGGAACGAGGTGTACGAAGAGCTCCGCCGACTGGCTCGGCGGCAGCTTGCTGGCGAAGGCCCACGCTGCACGATCCAAACGACCTCGCTGGTTCACGAGGCATACATGCGCCTGGTTGGATCCGAGCAGATCGAATGGGAAAACCATCGCCATTTCTTTGGTGCCGCAGCAAGAGCCATGCGCCAGATTCGCGTTGACGACGCACGTAGAAGAGGGCGAATCAAGCGCGGCGGAGACCAAGCACCGGCCCCGCTGGTCGATGACGCCCCGATCTTCGACGATGATCCGGCGGAGATTTTGTCCATCGACGAAGCCCTGAAAATCCTCGAACTGGCCGCGCCGCGACAGGCCGAAATTGTGACGCACCGCTACTACTCCGGGTTGAGCGTGGACGAAACGGCCGCGGCACTCGGCGTTTCGCCGCGGACCGTTGACACCGAGTGGCGGTTCGCCCGAGCGTGGCTGCACCGGGAGTTGACCAAAGGGGACACGCAGACCCAGCAGGACGCGTCGCCATGA